In Chthonomonas sp., a single genomic region encodes these proteins:
- the purH gene encoding bifunctional phosphoribosylaminoimidazolecarboxamide formyltransferase/IMP cyclohydrolase, producing the protein MSKRALLSVTDKSGVLEFGCALADLGFELVSTGGTATALRNSGLEVRDVADVTGFPEMLDGRVKTLHPRVHGGLLGNVQIADHRAQMEAAEIEPFEVLCVNLYAFEAMVTQPHSLAEAVESIDIGGPAMIRAAAKNFENVAVVVDPNDYALVVEAIQAGSLDALKPRLMAKAFRHTAFYDSMIARYFSRVAGEPELTDTLTLGLRKSIGLRYGENPHQEGALYVDPFGKPGIASGKQIWGKELSYNNILDADAAWELVADLPANACAIIKHGNPCGAAVGTDFGQAYNSARESDPISAFGGIAAFKGIVDRVAAEAMTQKGNFLEVVIGTDFTAEARELFETRAGWGQSVRLIIAALPSNDADLTFRSVRGGVLVQSLDEDPAQPWRVVSARTPSEDEMAALRLQWAIVPHVKSNAIVIGNRERLLGVGAGQMNRVRSVRLALEQAGELSQGAVLASDAFFPFPDSIETAASAGITAIVQPGGSKKDQEVIDAANAHGIALVFTGIRHFRH; encoded by the coding sequence ATGAGCAAACGCGCCCTTCTTTCCGTCACCGACAAGTCGGGTGTCCTTGAGTTCGGTTGTGCTCTGGCCGATCTCGGATTCGAGCTTGTAAGCACCGGCGGCACCGCAACGGCGTTACGCAACAGTGGTCTCGAAGTCCGGGACGTCGCCGACGTCACTGGCTTTCCGGAGATGCTGGATGGCAGGGTAAAGACGCTCCATCCGCGGGTCCACGGAGGGTTGCTCGGTAACGTCCAGATCGCCGATCATCGCGCCCAGATGGAAGCGGCCGAGATCGAGCCGTTTGAAGTGCTCTGCGTAAACCTTTACGCCTTCGAAGCGATGGTCACCCAGCCGCACTCACTTGCCGAAGCGGTGGAGTCCATCGACATCGGCGGGCCAGCCATGATCCGCGCCGCCGCCAAGAACTTTGAGAACGTCGCGGTGGTGGTCGACCCAAACGATTACGCCCTCGTTGTCGAAGCAATCCAAGCTGGCAGCCTCGACGCCCTGAAGCCGAGACTCATGGCCAAGGCGTTCCGCCACACCGCGTTCTACGACTCCATGATTGCGCGCTACTTCTCACGCGTCGCGGGCGAGCCGGAGCTCACGGATACCTTGACCCTGGGACTGCGCAAATCCATCGGCCTGCGTTACGGCGAGAACCCCCACCAAGAAGGTGCATTGTACGTCGATCCGTTTGGCAAGCCGGGCATCGCCTCGGGCAAGCAGATCTGGGGCAAAGAACTCAGCTATAACAACATCCTCGATGCCGACGCCGCGTGGGAGTTGGTGGCCGACTTACCGGCGAATGCGTGCGCCATCATCAAGCACGGCAACCCGTGTGGTGCCGCAGTCGGCACGGACTTCGGGCAGGCTTACAACAGCGCGCGCGAGTCCGATCCGATCAGCGCATTTGGCGGGATCGCCGCGTTCAAAGGGATCGTCGATCGCGTCGCTGCAGAAGCGATGACGCAGAAGGGCAACTTCCTCGAAGTCGTCATCGGCACGGATTTCACCGCCGAAGCACGCGAGTTGTTCGAGACCCGCGCGGGATGGGGCCAGAGCGTGCGGCTCATCATCGCCGCGTTGCCGAGCAACGATGCTGACCTGACCTTCCGATCGGTCCGGGGCGGCGTTCTCGTCCAGTCGCTGGACGAAGATCCCGCGCAACCGTGGCGAGTGGTCAGCGCGCGCACTCCGAGCGAGGACGAAATGGCCGCACTGAGACTCCAATGGGCGATCGTCCCGCATGTGAAGTCCAACGCCATCGTGATCGGAAACCGCGAGCGGCTACTCGGTGTGGGGGCCGGGCAAATGAACCGCGTGCGCAGTGTTCGGCTCGCACTGGAGCAAGCGGGTGAACTCTCGCAGGGGGCGGTTCTCGCCAGCGATGCGTTCTTCCCATTCCCTGACAGTATCGAGACCGCGGCAAGCGCGGGAATCACCGCGATCGTACAGCCCGGCGGCAGCAAAAAGGATCAAGAAGTGATTGACGCCGCGAACGCTCACGGAATCGCGCTCGTCTTCACGGGCATAAGGCACTTTAGGCACTAA
- a CDS encoding rod shape-determining protein MreC, whose amino-acid sequence MRSSLIGMSDWTSSVFRAGALRAEVTNLRQSKAAADLYNERVTELEDQIESLNALLKLPPTVGKTRVPAVVTGYFPTELRMTLNVGSKQGIERRMPVITGTGLLGVVDAVSANACQIDLISSFQLRVGAMVLSRNDPTAPAIAGLLRGEGGERLVLEFVETSAEIEPGDLVVTSGYSDKTPRGIPIGRVTEVRKDEDYGSRKVSVAAMTRLGESREVFVLK is encoded by the coding sequence ATGCGATCCAGCCTGATCGGAATGTCAGATTGGACCTCCAGCGTTTTTCGCGCTGGTGCCCTCCGCGCTGAAGTCACCAATCTTCGCCAATCCAAGGCGGCTGCCGATCTATACAACGAGCGGGTAACGGAACTCGAAGATCAGATCGAGTCGCTCAACGCGCTTCTGAAGCTCCCTCCCACCGTCGGCAAGACTCGGGTTCCCGCCGTCGTCACCGGCTACTTCCCCACCGAACTGCGGATGACGCTCAATGTAGGTTCCAAACAAGGCATCGAACGACGCATGCCGGTCATCACCGGGACGGGTCTGCTCGGCGTCGTAGATGCCGTGAGTGCCAATGCTTGCCAGATCGACCTCATCAGCTCGTTCCAACTCCGCGTCGGTGCGATGGTCCTCAGCCGCAACGACCCCACCGCACCCGCCATCGCCGGTTTGCTCCGGGGTGAAGGCGGAGAGCGGCTGGTGCTTGAGTTCGTCGAGACTTCGGCAGAGATTGAGCCTGGCGATCTGGTTGTCACAAGCGGCTATTCGGACAAGACCCCCCGCGGTATCCCGATCGGGCGCGTCACCGAGGTCCGAAAAGACGAGGATTACGGCAGCCGCAAAGTAAGCGTGGCCGCTATGACTCGGCTCGGTGAATCCCGCGAGGTGTTTGTCCTGAAATGA
- a CDS encoding rod shape-determining protein, with protein MRRDVGIDLGTANTLVHLGGRGIILREPSVVAINKDTKELLAVGEEAKRMLGRTPAYIVASRPLRDGVIADYDSTEYMLREFIKRAARRPAFFVTVVVGIPSGVTEVERLAVIEAAKKSGAYRAYVIEEPMAAAIGAGMPIEEPIGNMIVDIGGGTTEVAVISLAGIVHSRSVRVAGDELDESIVSYVRRAYNLFIGERTAEQVKMEIGSAYKLEQELTMSIKGRDLVSGLPRSATISSEEVRAAIAEPVSIIVEAIKLTLEATPPELAADAMNSGIMLAGGGALLRGLDTLISLETGMPVHIAPNPLDCVVIGTGKMLELVHDSPRIRRMLEKASKG; from the coding sequence ATGCGGCGCGATGTCGGAATTGACCTCGGCACCGCCAACACGCTTGTCCATTTGGGCGGACGCGGCATCATCCTGCGCGAACCCAGCGTCGTCGCCATCAACAAGGACACCAAGGAACTGCTCGCCGTCGGCGAAGAGGCCAAGCGGATGCTCGGTCGAACCCCCGCCTACATCGTCGCATCACGCCCGCTCCGCGATGGCGTCATCGCCGATTACGACAGCACCGAGTACATGCTGCGCGAGTTCATCAAGCGCGCGGCCCGGCGACCCGCCTTCTTCGTCACCGTCGTCGTCGGCATCCCCAGTGGCGTCACCGAAGTCGAACGGCTGGCGGTCATCGAAGCGGCCAAGAAGTCTGGCGCATACCGAGCGTACGTCATCGAAGAGCCCATGGCGGCGGCGATCGGCGCGGGCATGCCCATCGAAGAGCCGATTGGGAACATGATCGTGGACATCGGCGGCGGCACGACTGAAGTCGCCGTGATCTCGCTCGCTGGCATCGTGCACTCTCGATCCGTCCGCGTGGCGGGAGATGAACTCGACGAGTCCATCGTCAGCTACGTGCGCAGGGCCTACAACCTCTTCATCGGCGAACGAACCGCGGAACAGGTGAAGATGGAGATCGGCAGCGCCTACAAGCTTGAGCAAGAATTGACGATGAGCATCAAGGGTCGCGACTTGGTGAGCGGACTGCCGCGCAGCGCGACCATCAGCAGCGAAGAGGTTCGCGCAGCCATCGCAGAGCCCGTCAGCATCATCGTCGAAGCGATCAAGCTGACCTTGGAAGCGACTCCCCCCGAGCTCGCCGCTGATGCCATGAACAGCGGCATCATGCTCGCAGGAGGTGGGGCCCTTCTCCGAGGACTCGATACGCTCATCTCCTTGGAAACGGGAATGCCCGTGCACATCGCACCCAATCCCCTCGACTGCGTCGTCATCGGCACGGGCAAAATGCTGGAGCTAGTCCACGATAGCCCTAGGATTCGGCGCATGCTGGAGAAAGCATCGAAAGGTTAG
- the mreD gene encoding rod shape-determining protein MreD has translation MSGPLGIVVWMIGAAILQFGLAPSLNLWGIRPDFLLVFLGCFALRTRPSAGAGLGFFAGLVQGAMAGANTTHYILSRSITGFVVSLSRQSGLEFGPVLTALTVMATTIVARIAFMFGAAPPGIGEFLKDTISMAIYNGVLALPVYLVTRNVGKPKKV, from the coding sequence ATGAGCGGGCCGCTGGGAATCGTAGTTTGGATGATCGGCGCAGCCATCCTGCAGTTCGGGCTGGCGCCGAGCCTGAACCTCTGGGGCATTCGCCCAGACTTTCTGCTCGTGTTCCTGGGTTGCTTTGCGCTTCGCACGCGACCGTCCGCAGGGGCAGGGCTGGGATTCTTCGCCGGGCTCGTGCAAGGCGCAATGGCGGGGGCGAATACCACCCACTACATACTCAGTCGCAGCATCACCGGGTTCGTCGTCTCGCTCTCCCGGCAATCCGGACTGGAGTTTGGTCCGGTCCTGACCGCGCTTACGGTCATGGCCACGACGATCGTTGCCCGAATCGCGTTCATGTTTGGAGCCGCGCCCCCCGGCATCGGCGAGTTCCTAAAAGATACAATATCTATGGCGATTTACAACGGCGTGCTCGCCCTGCCCGTGTACCTGGTCACCAGGAACGTGGGCAAGCCGAAGAAGGTTTGA
- a CDS encoding DUF370 domain-containing protein — protein MPVPPVLNVGFYNFVMTDKIVALISCDSAPMRRLIQTLRKTGAVIDATQGRRTKTVIFTSGSEVVLSALGQETLAKRLSSGDALTDEE, from the coding sequence ATGCCCGTACCTCCCGTCTTGAACGTGGGGTTCTACAATTTTGTGATGACCGACAAAATTGTAGCGCTGATCAGTTGTGACTCCGCGCCGATGCGTCGGCTAATCCAGACATTGCGCAAAACGGGTGCAGTCATTGATGCAACTCAGGGGCGCCGGACGAAGACCGTGATCTTCACTTCGGGTAGCGAAGTCGTGCTATCCGCACTGGGCCAGGAAACGCTGGCCAAACGGTTGAGTTCAGGAGATGCCCTAACGGATGAAGAGTAA
- a CDS encoding CTP synthase gives MATKYIFITGGVVSSIGKGIAVASLGRLLRNRGYTVAPLKLDPYINVDAGTMNPFQHGEVFVTEDGAETDLDLGHYERFMDVSCSAGSSVTTGKIYQKVIEAERRGDYLGGTVQVIPHVTNEIKRSIIALGKEQEADVVIAEIGGTVGDIESLPFLEAIRQMRKEVGPENTMYFHVTLVPQVGPWGEIKTKPTQHSVGALREIGISPDVLICRTEVSMPDDVREKISLFCDVPERAVIESTNAETIYEVPLKYEAAGLGELVVERLALEQRAANLNEWEKIVQTLKNPQRRVCIAVVGKYTQNGDAYKSISEALIHAGIPNQAAVELLWVESDQLELGLPHEQVFGNIDGLVVAPGFGGRGIEGKVEAVRMARETGLPFLGICYGMQMAVVEFARNVCGLTGANSEEVDPNTPYPVIHLLPDQKGVIDKGATMRLGSYPCNLASGSLSAEVYGDTRITERHRHRFEVNNDFREKLIEHGMAISGVSPDYRLVEMVEIPGHPFFVGTQAHPEFKSRPNRPHPLFSGLIAAAVKRQAKVGIA, from the coding sequence ATGGCGACGAAATATATCTTTATTACGGGCGGGGTTGTGAGTTCGATTGGCAAGGGAATCGCGGTGGCGAGTCTCGGGCGCCTTCTGCGAAACCGCGGCTACACCGTCGCCCCGCTCAAGCTTGATCCGTACATCAACGTCGATGCCGGCACCATGAACCCCTTCCAGCATGGTGAGGTGTTCGTCACCGAAGACGGCGCGGAAACGGACCTCGACCTCGGCCATTACGAGCGTTTTATGGACGTGAGCTGCTCCGCAGGCAGTAGCGTCACCACCGGCAAGATCTATCAGAAGGTCATCGAGGCCGAGCGACGCGGGGACTACCTCGGCGGCACGGTCCAGGTCATCCCTCACGTCACAAACGAGATCAAGCGCAGCATCATCGCCCTTGGCAAAGAGCAAGAGGCGGACGTGGTGATTGCGGAGATCGGCGGCACGGTCGGTGACATCGAAAGCTTGCCGTTCCTTGAGGCGATCCGGCAGATGCGCAAGGAAGTCGGCCCCGAAAACACGATGTACTTCCATGTGACGCTTGTGCCGCAAGTCGGTCCGTGGGGCGAGATCAAGACCAAGCCCACGCAACATAGCGTCGGTGCCTTGCGCGAGATCGGTATCTCGCCAGACGTCCTCATCTGCCGTACCGAAGTCTCCATGCCGGACGACGTGCGCGAAAAGATCAGCCTCTTTTGCGACGTGCCCGAGCGCGCGGTCATTGAATCGACCAATGCCGAAACCATTTACGAGGTCCCGCTGAAGTACGAAGCGGCCGGGTTGGGCGAGCTCGTCGTCGAGCGATTGGCTCTGGAACAACGCGCAGCGAATCTGAACGAGTGGGAGAAGATCGTCCAGACACTGAAGAACCCGCAACGCCGTGTCTGCATCGCGGTGGTTGGCAAGTACACCCAAAACGGGGACGCGTACAAGTCAATCTCGGAAGCGCTCATCCACGCAGGGATTCCCAACCAAGCGGCGGTGGAGCTGCTTTGGGTGGAGAGTGACCAGCTCGAATTGGGGCTGCCGCACGAACAAGTTTTCGGAAACATTGACGGCCTGGTTGTTGCGCCGGGGTTTGGTGGTCGCGGCATCGAAGGAAAGGTCGAAGCCGTGCGTATGGCACGTGAGACCGGATTGCCGTTCCTCGGGATCTGCTACGGCATGCAAATGGCGGTGGTCGAGTTCGCGCGAAACGTCTGCGGACTGACCGGAGCGAACAGCGAAGAAGTCGATCCAAACACGCCGTACCCCGTGATCCACCTGCTGCCCGACCAGAAGGGCGTGATTGACAAAGGGGCAACGATGCGGCTCGGGAGCTACCCCTGTAACCTGGCCTCGGGATCGCTCTCGGCGGAGGTCTACGGCGATACCCGCATCACGGAGCGACACCGTCACCGGTTCGAGGTCAACAACGATTTTCGGGAGAAGCTCATTGAGCACGGAATGGCCATCTCCGGTGTATCGCCAGACTATCGACTCGTCGAGATGGTCGAGATCCCCGGCCACCCGTTCTTCGTGGGCACCCAGGCGCACCCCGAGTTCAAGAGCCGCCCCAACCGACCCCATCCGCTCTTCAGCGGTTTGATCGCAGCGGCCGTAAAGCGACAGGCGAAAGTCGGCATCGCGTAA